The Oryzias latipes chromosome 16, ASM223467v1 genome includes a region encoding these proteins:
- the zyx gene encoding zyxin: MEESSSNKPLVVTSSLNFKVTTPSFYNQPKKFASVAPPRPKSQTPPSAPSPTPLGTAVIGRVGDLPPPPSSLCDDFPPPPPPPPMDDDLPAPPSECQITPAFPAPPPVADDLPLPAPPEEIACPPTCPSPPPPPPPPPLPASGSVVQSDAWNPQRQMEKQTSFDKQLDSLTDLLSEMETKGPFNPKLPSQYSSAPAPKFPAPPPTAPKPALSFLPPPEMGDRPPPAPWAEELKARTNRQSNHNSAPNAGAQGFAKAAEVSPKPSFGGKVATSSASLAQKINQNLNQPAAPINNVPKPSPPAANRSFPAPPAAPPAAPAPVNHKSGAAAAPTAANNIKSSPFGSKVNANQKTPAAAPPPQMKTAASPPAPYSQPMKTAPASTASPPNPVPVQGGQGRGMPLNMREVEELEQMAQDFIKNMDTQPPIIAAPPAEVCGRCGEALSHSQPAVKAMDKLFHSNCFSCMSCQRPLQGMQFYDRNGSPQCEDCYKNSLATCFRCGERITDRVLKAVGQTFHAHCFRCSTCSCVLEGAPFITDDNNNPYCVQDYHRRFSPLCVSCNEPIVPAPGSEETVRVVALEKNFHLKCYRCEDCTRPLSIEADENGCYPLDGKILCMKCHTKRAALAAK, from the exons ATGGAGGAATCCAGCAGTAACAAGCCATTAGTGGTGACTTCGTCTTTGAACTTCAAAGTCACCACTCCATCCTTCTACAACCAGCCAAAGAAGTTTGCATCGGTGGCACCGCCGCGGCCCAAAAGTCAGACGCCTCCCTCGGCGCCATCACCCACGCCACTCGGCACAGCAGTTATTGGCAGAGTGGGGGACCTGCCTCCACCTCCATCTTCACTCTGTGATG attttcctccccctccacctcctcctccgaTGGATGATGATTTACCAGCTCCTCCCTCTGAATGCCAAATCACACCTGCCTTCCCTGCTCCACCTCCTGTAGCGGATGACCTGCCGCTCCCCGCTCCCCCAGAGGAGATCGCCTGTCCACCCACCTGTCCCTCTCCCCCTCCGCCTCCTCCACCGCCACCTCTCCCTGCCTCTGGTTCCGTTGTCCAAAGCGATGCCTGGAACCCGCAG AGACAGATGGAGAAGCAGACAAGTTTCGACAAGCAACTCGATTCTCTGACTGATTTGTTGTCCGAGATGGAAACCAAAGGGCCTTTCAACCCCAAG TTGCCGAGCCAGTATTCATCAGCACCAGCACCCAAGTTCCCAGCACCCCCTCCAACTGCTCCCAAACCAGCACTCTCTTTTCTCCCACCTCCAGAGATGGGTGACCGCCCTCCCCCAGCTCCCTGGGCGGAAGAACTCAAAGCCAGAACCAATCGGCAATCCAATCACAATTCTGCTCCAAACGCCGGTGCCCAAGGCTTCGCAAAGGCTGCGGAAGTGAGCCCCAAGCCCAGTTTCGGTGGCAAAGTGGCGACGTCTTCTGCCTCGTTGGCTCAAAAAAttaaccagaacctgaaccagCCCGCCGCCCCAATCAACAACGTGCCAAAGCCCTCGCCTCCTGCAGCCAACCGCTCATTCCCTGCGCCTCCcgcagctcctcctgcagctcctgcccCAGTGAATCACAAGAGCGGGGCCGCTGCTGCCCCCACTGCCGCTAACAACATCAAAAGCTCCCCATTTGGAAGTAAGGTGAATGCAAACCAAAAAAcccctgctgctgctcctcctcctcaaatGAAGACCGCTGCCTCTCCACCTGCTCCTTATAGCCAACCAATGAAAACCGCTCCTGCATCAACG GCCTCTCCTCCTAACCCTGTGCCGGTCCAGGGAGGACAGGGCAGAGGCATGCCGCTGAACATGCGGGAagtggaggagctggagcaaaTGGCTCAAGATTTCATCAAGAACATGGACACGCAGCCGCCGATCATCgcagctcctcctgcag AGGTTTGCGGAAGGTGCGGTGAGGCTCTCTCCCACTCTCAGCCTGCGGTGAAGGCCATGGATAAGCTCTTTCACTCCAACTGCTTCAGCTGCATGTCTTGCCAGCGCCCCCTGCAGGGCATGCAGTTCTATGACAGGAATGGCTCGCCACAATGCGAGGACTGCTACAAG AATTCCTTGGCCACGTGTTTCCGATGTGGAGAGCGAATCACCGACCGTGTCCTGAAGGCTGTGGGACAGACCTTCCACGCACACTGCTTCCGCTGCAGCACCTGCTCCTGCGTACTCGAGGGAGCCCCCTTCATCACTGACGACAACAACAACCCCTACTGTGTCCAGGACTACCACAG GCGTTTCTCTCCTCTGTGTGTGAGCTGCAATGAACCCATTGTGCCAGCCCCAGGCAGCGAGGAAACTGTTCGAGTGGTGGCGCTGGAGAAAAACTTCCACCTTAAGTGCTACCGCTGTGAG GACTGCACTCGCCCCCTCTCCATCGAAGCGGACGAAAACGGCTGCTATCCGCTGGACGGCAAGATTCTGTGTATGAAGTGCCACACCAAGAGAGCCGCGCTAGCCGCAAAGTGA